In the Mesorhizobium sp. M1D.F.Ca.ET.043.01.1.1 genome, CATCGACGCGGCGATCTCGGCTTTGCTCGAGCGCGTGAAGGCGCCCATCAGGAGGTTGTCCCTGACCGTCATATAGGGGAAGACCCGCCTGCCCTCCGGCACCATGGCGATGCCCATCTTGACGATCTCGTCGGGGGCGGCGCCGTCGATGCGCCGGCCGTTGTAGTGGATCTCGCCGGACCTGATCCTGTTGAGGCCGGTGATGGCGCGAAGGATCGACGACTTGCCGGCGCCGTTGGCGCCGATCAGGGCGACGGTCTCACCCTCGTTGACCTCGAGCGAGACGCCCTTCAGCGCGTAGACGTGATCGTAATAGAGCTTGACGCCGGCGAAGTTCAGGATCTGGTTCATAGGCCGATCGCCTCGTCTTCGCTGCCGAGATAGGCCTCTATCACCTTCTCGTCGGCCTGGATTTCGGACGGCGTTCCCTCGGCGATCTTCTGCCCGAAATTGAGGACCACGATGCGGTCCGAGATCTTCATCACGGCCGGCATGTCGTGCTCGACGAGCAGGATGGTGAGGCCGAGATCACGCAAGCGCCGCACCATCGCCACCATGCGCATCGTCTCTTCGTGGTTCATGCCGGCGAAGGGCTCGTCGAGCAGCAGGATGGAAGGGTTGGTGGCAAGGCCGACGGCAATGCCCAGCGCCCGCAGATGGCCATGCGGCAGGTTGCGGGCGGTCTCATCGGCAAGCGAAGCCAGGCCGAGCAGCGCCAGGATCTCGTCGGCCGATGCGCCGAAAGCTGCCTCGTCGGCGCGCGCGGTGCCGGTGCCGAGGAAGAAGCCGAAGAGGTTCGCCTTCGAGCGCAGATGGTGCGCGATGATCACGTTGTCGCGCACGCTCATGTTCTTGAAGATCGTTGTCTCCTGGAACGTGCGGACGACGCCCTTGCGGGCGGCGATATGCGGCGCCATGCCGGAGATGCGCTCGCCTCTC is a window encoding:
- a CDS encoding ABC transporter ATP-binding protein; its protein translation is MAEMLEVSGLSKRFGGLVAVNNVSFSVREKEILSVIGPNGAGKSTLFKLISSFLRPTSGEVRLRGERISGMAPHIAARKGVVRTFQETTIFKNMSVRDNVIIAHHLRSKANLFGFFLGTGTARADEAAFGASADEILALLGLASLADETARNLPHGHLRALGIAVGLATNPSILLLDEPFAGMNHEETMRMVAMVRRLRDLGLTILLVEHDMPAVMKISDRIVVLNFGQKIAEGTPSEIQADEKVIEAYLGSEDEAIGL